The genomic DNA GAACCTCGGCACCGCTGAAGGGATTTTTGCTGGTATTGGAAACGCCGGAGCCGGACTGGGCGCGTACTTTACGCTGCCGCGAATCTTCGGCGAGGGGTACATCGACCCGATTTTTGGCCCGGAGTTTCTCGCCACATCGGCCAACTGGCGAGCGGCGTTCTTTTATACTGGACTCATCGCCATCGTGCTCGGTATCGCATACTACGTGCTCTGTGATGCGGCAAAGTCCGAGGCAAAGCGTAATGCAACCAAAGCCGGGGTGAGCTGGGACCAATGGAAGTTCATCGTCACCCGATACGGTGCCGTCGTGCTGTCAGTAGCCTACATCATGACATTCGGGCTAGAACTCGCAATGAACGGATGGCTCGGTACCTACTACCGCGAGGCGTTCGGGCAGGGCGACATCGTCATTGCAGCCACGTTCGCAGCGACGTTCTCGATTGCTGCGGGGCTACTGCGACCGTTGGGTGGCTACATCAGCGACCTCGTCAAGCGCAAAGAGATGAATCTCTTGCCGTGGTTCCACGGCGAGTACCGGAACCAGTGGACGTTTGTGACACTCGTATACGTCATGTTGACTATGTTCGGGATGACCGCAGCGGGGCTAACCGGAAACATCTACCTCGCGGTCGTGGCAGCGTTCTTCGTCGGCCTCGGCTGTGCCTTCTCCGAAGGAGCGATTTTCGCACAGGTCCCGTCGATGTTTCCCGACAATTCCGGCTCCGTCGCCGGGATTGTCGGTGGAATCGGAACCGTCGGTGGCGTCGTCTATCCGATCGCCTTCTCACACGCGATGTTGCCGAGTCTCCACTGGGGTTACACGGTAGTCGGTGCCTCGATGATTCCGATCATCGCACTCAGCGCATGGGTCTTCCAACCCCACATCTCCGAGGTTGCAAACACGTCTGGCTGGGTCGTTCCAGACGATCTAATGAGTAAAACAAAAGGGTCTCCGAGCGACGACTAACGGTTGTGTGTGGCGGATAGTGTCTATTTATTTGAATGTTAATTATCTTGCCACATTTCTGAAGTCCGCTCTGCGGTATTATTGAAAGGAGCTTTTTTCGCCTCTAGAAAATCCTTTCTGCAGATATATGTTTATCCAACAACTAAATTACATCTCGTGATATAACGGATAACATATTTTACCAGAACTACCATATTTCATTCATATTAGGCATCGTTGCCACCGCCTCACCGAGCTGCCGAACAGCTGTCGGGGCTGGCGAGGGACGCTCCGGGAGCGTCTCGACAGGACAGTCACACATCCGTTCGAGTTCGTCCGGGTTCGTCCGTTCGGCGACCGATGCTGCCGTATAGCGGTTCAAGGCGACGCCAGCAACCGGTACCGACCGGCGTCGGAGCGTCTCGACGGTCAGTGCCGTGTGGTTAAGCGTGCCAAGTCCAGAGCGGGCGACGACGAGCGCTGGGACATCGAGCGCCGCCACGAGGTCGACGATTTCTTGGTCGCCGTCGGTCGCCAGCGGCACCCGGAGGCCACCGGCCCCTTCGACAACGCCAATATCCGCTTCAGCAAGCGCTGTCCGCGTCGCTGCAACCACGTCATCGAAGGCGATGGTCGAATCCGCCCGACGGGCAGCAACAGCGGGAGCCAACGGCTTCTCGAACGTTCGCAATCGGGTGGCCGCCGCCGCTTCGCCACAGATATTTCGGACGTAGTCAGCGTCGTCGTCCTCCGGATAGCCGGTTTGGACCGGCTTGACCGCGCGGGCCTTGCGACCCTGCTCGCGGAGCCATGCAACCAGCCCAGCGGTCACAACCGTCTTGCCGACGCCCGTGTCGGTACCGACGACAGCGATAGTCACAACAGCCCGACCTCCGTTCCGGCCACTTCAAAGGCGGCCAGACACCGGTCGATGTCGGCTGCAGTATGCGTTGCTTGAGGAGCCAATCTGATGCGGCTCGTTCCCTCCGGGACGGTCGGTGGGCGGATGGCCGGGGCGACGATGCCGGCATCCTCGAGCCGGTCGGCGAGAGCAAGGGCGTCTCCCCGGTCGCCGACGACGACCGGAAGGATATGTGTGTCGCCCCAGACCTCGTAGCCGAGAGCCTCCAACCCGGACCGGAGTCGGTCGACGTTCGACCACAGTGGCTTGCGCTGCTGTGGTGCCAGCGCAAGACCTCGTTCGGCAGCAGCCGCAGCGGGCGGGGCCAGCCCCGTCGAGAAGACGAACGAGCGGGCGGCGTTGAGCAGGTACTCCACCAGGGGCTCATCCCCGGCGACGAAACCGCCCTGTGCGCCCAGCGCCTTCGAGAGCGTACCGAGCTGTACGTCGACGCGGTCTTCGAGCCCCCGCTGGCCGACGATGCCACCGTCATAAACGCCGGTGGCGTGGGCCTCATCGACCATCACCCACGCGCCGTACGTATCGGCAGCATCGCAGATATCCGCGAGCGGAGCCACGTCGCCGTCCATCGAGAAGACCGAATCAGTGACGACCAACCACGACTCGTCGGCAGCAGCCTCGTCGGCACAGTCGCGCATACATGCTTCGAGCGCCGCGGCATCACAGTGGTCGTACACCTCGATGTCGGCCCCCGAGAGCCGCGCGCCGTCGATGATGCTAGCGTGGTTGAGCTCGTCGGAGAAGATTCGGTCGGGGGACAGTGCCGTCAGCGTGCCGACGTTCGCCGCATACCCCGACGAAAAGACGAGCGCCCGTTCGGCCGATTTCTCCGCGGCGAGCCGACGCTCCAGCGAGCGATGAGCCGGCGTATCGCCGACCACGAGCCGTGAGGCGCCCGCGCCGGTACCAACCGCACTGGCTGTGTCTGCGGCCGCAGCAGCGAGCCGGTCGTCACCCGCGAGCCCGAGATAGTTATTGGCGGCGAAGACCAGCTTTTCGTCTCCGAACGCCGGCGGCTCGCCTTTTGGGTCGACCGCAGTACGGGCGCTGGCACCGACGCTGTCGACCGGCGCGAGGTCGCGCCGGAGGCCTGTGTCTTCCCGGTCGGCGAGGCGGGCTTCGAGGTCGAACCCGCGGGTGTCGTATCGCTGCATCGGTCAGAAGCCGGGCATCAAGTCGGTGGGGCCGAAGACGCCATACTCGCCGGCACGGTTCCGCCGAACGCCGGCCTTCAGATAACCTAGCGCCGGCCCGTTGACATTGGCTTCCATGCTGGTGTCGTCGTCGAGCTGGAAGGTGTTGGTTGCCCGCTCGCCGTCGAAGGTCCGGCCGGTGACTTCGACGGTTGTCGTCGTCGGCTTCTCGTCGGAGCGGACATCAAGGATACCACCGA from Natronomonas pharaonis DSM 2160 includes the following:
- a CDS encoding MFS transporter, whose amino-acid sequence is MAITDLLYGKYRNLLMATAMFNLGFVIWFSFAPYTGEIATEFGLSVADLGIVASAAIVAVPLGRIVIGPLTDRFGAHVTGSVTLITVGIFAVISAFATTYAVFTGSRIIASLSGITFVIGIQHVAEWFEEENLGTAEGIFAGIGNAGAGLGAYFTLPRIFGEGYIDPIFGPEFLATSANWRAAFFYTGLIAIVLGIAYYVLCDAAKSEAKRNATKAGVSWDQWKFIVTRYGAVVLSVAYIMTFGLELAMNGWLGTYYREAFGQGDIVIAATFAATFSIAAGLLRPLGGYISDLVKRKEMNLLPWFHGEYRNQWTFVTLVYVMLTMFGMTAAGLTGNIYLAVVAAFFVGLGCAFSEGAIFAQVPSMFPDNSGSVAGIVGGIGTVGGVVYPIAFSHAMLPSLHWGYTVVGASMIPIIALSAWVFQPHISEVANTSGWVVPDDLMSKTKGSPSDD
- the bioD gene encoding dethiobiotin synthase, which encodes MTIAVVGTDTGVGKTVVTAGLVAWLREQGRKARAVKPVQTGYPEDDDADYVRNICGEAAAATRLRTFEKPLAPAVAARRADSTIAFDDVVAATRTALAEADIGVVEGAGGLRVPLATDGDQEIVDLVAALDVPALVVARSGLGTLNHTALTVETLRRRSVPVAGVALNRYTAASVAERTNPDELERMCDCPVETLPERPSPAPTAVRQLGEAVATMPNMNEIW
- a CDS encoding aminotransferase class I/II-fold pyridoxal phosphate-dependent enzyme yields the protein MQRYDTRGFDLEARLADREDTGLRRDLAPVDSVGASARTAVDPKGEPPAFGDEKLVFAANNYLGLAGDDRLAAAAADTASAVGTGAGASRLVVGDTPAHRSLERRLAAEKSAERALVFSSGYAANVGTLTALSPDRIFSDELNHASIIDGARLSGADIEVYDHCDAAALEACMRDCADEAAADESWLVVTDSVFSMDGDVAPLADICDAADTYGAWVMVDEAHATGVYDGGIVGQRGLEDRVDVQLGTLSKALGAQGGFVAGDEPLVEYLLNAARSFVFSTGLAPPAAAAAERGLALAPQQRKPLWSNVDRLRSGLEALGYEVWGDTHILPVVVGDRGDALALADRLEDAGIVAPAIRPPTVPEGTSRIRLAPQATHTAADIDRCLAAFEVAGTEVGLL